A window of the Streptomyces luomodiensis genome harbors these coding sequences:
- a CDS encoding Ig-like domain repeat protein: MPCRPCGLVIVTDPGENCIAVIDPASRRFVPTLRAPIPVLARRMTDRLVVRTAADGLDALAAFHSGALLDALTGAPDRPAPTGARPAHRPAAGPAAPPGDPGLLNQFAGIFPDQGPYSGGTLVTIIGSHFSGATAVFFGSRRAASFSVLDDQTILAVSPSGTGAVPVHVTTPSGPAPIGYFFYIPWPTLTRITPLAGPIGGGNVVELTGAHLSTARLVRFGDSVAFPTAVSDQHLIVTAPPAPGPRTVPVYVISVGGVSNRLLYTYAAVPAVSGVSPATGGIAGGDTIVLAGTGLSQATGVTVGGAPAASFRSFSDTLLVVVTPPGVPGPADITVTTAGGSVTVPGGFDYKAPSTTAVTSAPDPAVVGQPVTFTAVVTGVPPTTGTPTGTVTFDFGDGTPTVTAPLTDGTATVGHVYAAPSATPYPITAAYSGDTDFTPSTGTDSQTVGAASTTTTVTSAPDPSVPGQPVTFVARVAPAPPGAGAPTGTVTFDFGDGTPTATLPLASGAATVTHAYPDVSGSPYTVTATYSGDTGFTPSTGTDSQTVGQAGTTTAVVSSPNPSLAGQPVTVTATVTAVPPGAGTPTGTITFDFGDGTPTATQPVSTGTATVTHTYPDTAGSPYTITATYNGDTDFTPSTGTGTQTVGQSATTTAVASPPDPSAVGEPVTVTATVTTVPPGAGTPTGTITFDFGDGTPTATQPVSTGTATVTHTYPDTAGSPYTITATYNGDTNFLTSLGTDAHTVQPAATETAVTTAPDPSAVGEPVTLTATVTAVPPGAGTPTGTITFDPGDGTPPVTAPVLAGSAIATHTYPDTTGSPYTVTATYNGDTDFTASSGTDTHTVAPAATTVAVSSVPDPSTVSQQTTFVAKVTPQAPAAGSPTGTVTFDFGDGSSPVATPVTGGTATATHTYADTSGSPYAITAAYSGDVNFQPATGTDTHQVVPAVSSTVVTAAPVPSVTGEPVSFTATVAAVAPASGTVTFDFGDGTPIVTAPLTDGTATTGHAYTSAAGSPYPVTVTYGGHTDFSASTGTVLHAVDPARTTTTITATPDPSVTGEVVTVTVTPTAPGAGTPTGPVTFDFGDGTPIVTAQLVAGSATVTHAYASTSGSPYTLSAEYAGDADFAPSENTLVHTVAPAATTTTVTSSPNPSAVGQSVTLIARVAPVPPGAGAPTGTVTFDFGDGTPTATAPVAGGVATTTHTYAATAGSPYTITAGYGGDTDFAASTGTTVQQVEMSVSATSTTVSSAPDPSVVGEPVAVSATVAAVPPAAGTPTGTVTFDFGDGTPTATVPLTGDTATTSHVYTAVGDPHTIIAVYSGDADFTGSAGADPQTVTPASSSTTVSSAPDPSATGEPVAFTATVTSDQAGAGTPTGTVTFDFGDGTPAVRAPLDDGTATATAVHAYLHTSGSPYTVTAAYNGDARFTGSTGTDTQTVTPAATATTVFSSPDPSAVGQPVTIIANVATTTPGTGTPTGTVTFDFGDGTPTVTAPTVAGVATVTHAYAETSGSPYTITAGFADDGDSAPSTGTDIHTVRPATTATTLTADPDPSVVGEPVAVTATVAPVPPGAGVPSGTVTVDFGDGTAPVTAPLSGGAALLTHAYTSSLGSPYTITATYGGGDDFRSSVDTETQSVLQAATTTTVSSAPDPSVVGQPVTFTATVAPVAPGEGSPTGTVTFDFGDGSAPAAVPVTDGLATAVHAYTSAAGSPYAVTAAYGGAPGFTASGDSVTHTVGQALTTTTVTGTPEPSVAGQPVSVTATVAAVPPGAGTPTGTVTLDFGDGAPPVTAPLVAGSATVNHTYPDTTGSPYTITATYNGDTDFTATTGTDSHTVGPAAVHTTVVSSPDPSVTGEPVAITATLTPVAPGAGTPTGTVTFDPGDGAPPVTAPLVAGSATVNHTYPDTTGSPYTITATYNGDTDFTATTGADSHTVGRASTTTTVSALPQLSVTGRQVTFLARVAPAAPGEGSPTGTVTFDFGDGGAPADVPVADGVATAVHAYPSAAGSPYTVTATYSGDDDFIGSVDTETHTVERASSATTVSASPNPSVTGEPVTVTATVAAVAPGAGTPTGTVTFTFGDGTPTVTVPVTAGVAGITHAWSIAFDSPYTITATYNGDAAVAPSTGTATQTVSPASTDTAVTSSPDPSVPGQAVTLTATVSPTAPGAGSPTGTVAFDPGDGTPPVTAPVVAGSATVGHTYSGTSGSPYPITATYSGDADFTSSAGTDSQTVGQAASNTTLLSSPDASVAGEQVTYTARVSAVSPGAGIPTGTVTFDFGDGTPTVTAPVTGGVATTTHAYATSVGSPFALTATYDGDADFTPSAATGTHTVLASAATTSTTVTSSPDPSVTGQAVTFTATVAPAPPGGGVPTGTVAFGFGDGTATVTAPLSGGVATVVHAYTTTAGSPYTVTAAYSGDVNFEASAGTDTQTVNRASTTTTVASAPDPSVTGQSVALTATVAPVAPGAGVPAGTVTFDFGDGTPVASAPLSGGAATINHVYATSGGFTVTAVYDGATGFLSSSGTDTQSVGRAATTTALVSSPDPTVSGQPTTLTVTVTPIAPGAGVPTGTVTFDFGDGTPTVTAPLSNGLASTSHSFAGASGSPYALTATYNGDANYATSSGTDTHAVGRATTTTAVVTTPDPSVTGQTVTLTATVTAVAPGTGTPTGTVTFTFGDNTPAITAPLSSGTATTTHAYAGASASPYTVTATYNGDTNYATSSGTDTHAVGRATTTTALVTTPDPSVTGQTVTLTATVTPTSPGTGTPTGTITFTFGDNTPAITAPLTGGTATTTHTYTTTTGSPFPITATYNGDTNYTTSTGTDTQTVSRATTTTTVVSTPDPSAAGQSVTLTATVASLSPGAGTPTGTVTFTFGDGTPAATAPLSSGTATTTHTYTTTTGSPFPITATYNGDTNYTASTGTDTQTVSRAATTTTVVSTPDPSAAGQSVTITATVASLSPGAGTPTGTVTFGFGDGTGNGTVPLSGGVATINHTYATRTGSPFTITAAYNGDTNFSTSSGIDTQTLSSKTATTTTVTSAPDPSVVGRPVTVQATVASGSGTPTGTVTFSFGDGTATATAPVSGGVATVTHTYTTTTGSPFTITAGYNGDGNYNASSGTDTQTVNKAATTTALSSAPNPSTVSDPVTVTATVTPVAPGAGTPTGTVTLAITDRTPQVVTLVNGTASATFNPLQKGTHTVTANYNGDVNYTASSASITQTVNTGPG; this comes from the coding sequence ATGCCCTGTCGCCCGTGCGGACTCGTCATCGTCACCGACCCCGGTGAGAACTGCATCGCCGTCATCGACCCCGCGTCGCGCAGGTTCGTGCCCACGCTCCGCGCGCCGATCCCGGTCCTGGCCCGGCGCATGACCGATCGCCTGGTGGTGCGCACCGCGGCCGACGGCCTCGACGCGCTGGCGGCCTTCCACAGCGGCGCCCTGCTGGACGCCCTCACCGGCGCCCCGGACCGGCCGGCACCCACCGGAGCACGGCCGGCGCACCGCCCGGCCGCCGGGCCCGCCGCTCCCCCGGGGGACCCGGGGCTCCTCAACCAGTTCGCCGGAATCTTCCCCGACCAGGGGCCCTACAGCGGCGGCACCCTGGTGACCATCATCGGCAGCCACTTCTCGGGCGCCACGGCCGTGTTCTTCGGGAGCCGCCGGGCGGCGAGCTTCTCCGTCCTAGACGACCAGACCATCCTCGCGGTGAGCCCCTCGGGGACCGGAGCGGTTCCGGTCCACGTCACCACTCCGAGCGGCCCGGCGCCCATCGGTTACTTCTTCTACATCCCCTGGCCCACCCTTACCCGGATCACGCCCCTGGCCGGTCCGATCGGCGGGGGCAATGTCGTCGAGCTCACCGGCGCCCATCTGAGCACCGCGCGGCTGGTGCGCTTCGGCGATTCCGTCGCCTTCCCCACGGCCGTCTCCGACCAGCACCTCATCGTGACCGCTCCCCCGGCCCCGGGACCCCGCACCGTCCCGGTGTATGTCATCAGCGTCGGCGGAGTGAGCAACCGGCTGCTCTACACCTACGCGGCCGTCCCGGCCGTCAGCGGGGTCAGCCCGGCCACGGGGGGAATCGCCGGCGGCGACACCATCGTCCTGGCCGGCACCGGGCTCAGCCAGGCCACCGGAGTCACCGTCGGCGGCGCCCCCGCGGCGTCCTTCCGTTCCTTCTCCGACACCCTGCTCGTCGTGGTGACGCCGCCGGGCGTGCCCGGTCCCGCCGACATCACCGTCACCACGGCGGGGGGCAGTGTGACGGTGCCGGGCGGCTTCGACTACAAGGCACCGTCGACGACGGCCGTCACCTCCGCGCCCGACCCCGCCGTGGTCGGCCAGCCGGTGACCTTCACCGCCGTGGTGACGGGCGTCCCGCCCACGACGGGCACCCCCACCGGCACCGTCACCTTCGACTTCGGCGACGGCACCCCGACCGTGACCGCCCCCCTCACGGACGGCACGGCCACGGTCGGCCACGTCTACGCCGCGCCATCGGCCACCCCGTACCCCATCACCGCCGCGTACAGCGGCGACACCGACTTCACCCCCTCCACGGGAACGGATAGCCAGACCGTCGGGGCGGCATCGACCACCACCACGGTGACCTCGGCTCCCGATCCGTCCGTGCCCGGACAGCCGGTCACCTTCGTCGCCCGGGTGGCCCCCGCGCCACCGGGGGCCGGTGCGCCGACGGGGACGGTGACGTTCGACTTCGGCGACGGCACCCCGACCGCCACCCTGCCGTTGGCGAGCGGGGCGGCGACGGTGACCCACGCCTACCCGGACGTCTCCGGGAGCCCGTACACCGTCACCGCCACCTACAGCGGCGACACCGGCTTCACCCCCTCCACGGGGACGGACAGCCAGACCGTCGGCCAGGCGGGGACGACCACCGCCGTGGTCTCCTCGCCGAATCCGTCCCTCGCCGGACAGCCGGTCACCGTCACCGCCACGGTCACGGCCGTACCACCCGGCGCGGGCACCCCCACCGGCACCATCACCTTCGACTTCGGCGACGGCACCCCCACCGCCACCCAACCGGTGTCCACCGGCACCGCAACGGTCACCCACACCTACCCGGACACCGCCGGAAGCCCGTACACCATCACCGCCACCTACAACGGCGACACCGACTTCACCCCCTCCACGGGGACGGGCACCCAGACCGTGGGACAGTCCGCGACGACGACCGCCGTGGCCTCCCCGCCCGACCCGTCGGCGGTGGGCGAACCGGTCACCGTCACCGCCACGGTCACGACCGTGCCCCCCGGCGCGGGCACCCCCACCGGCACCATCACCTTCGACTTCGGCGACGGCACCCCCACCGCCACCCAACCGGTGTCCACCGGCACCGCAACGGTCACCCACACCTACCCGGACACCGCCGGAAGCCCGTACACCATCACCGCCACCTACAACGGCGACACCAACTTCCTGACGTCCCTCGGCACCGACGCCCACACCGTCCAGCCCGCCGCCACCGAGACCGCCGTGACCACCGCGCCCGACCCCTCGGCGGTGGGCGAACCCGTCACCCTCACCGCCACGGTCACGGCCGTACCACCCGGCGCGGGCACCCCCACCGGCACCATCACCTTCGACCCCGGCGACGGCACCCCACCCGTCACCGCACCGGTCCTCGCGGGCTCCGCCATCGCCACCCACACCTACCCCGACACCACCGGCAGCCCGTACACCGTCACCGCCACCTACAACGGGGATACCGATTTCACGGCGTCCAGTGGCACCGACACCCACACCGTGGCCCCGGCCGCCACCACCGTCGCCGTCTCCTCCGTGCCCGATCCCTCCACCGTGAGTCAGCAGACCACGTTCGTCGCGAAGGTCACCCCCCAGGCCCCGGCGGCCGGTTCGCCCACGGGCACGGTGACGTTCGACTTCGGCGACGGCAGTTCGCCCGTGGCGACGCCCGTCACCGGCGGCACGGCCACCGCCACCCACACCTACGCCGACACCAGCGGAAGCCCGTACGCCATCACGGCCGCCTACAGCGGTGACGTCAACTTCCAGCCGGCCACGGGGACGGACACCCATCAGGTCGTCCCGGCCGTGTCCAGCACGGTGGTGACCGCCGCGCCGGTCCCCTCGGTCACCGGCGAGCCGGTGTCCTTCACCGCCACCGTGGCGGCCGTCGCACCGGCCTCGGGCACGGTCACCTTCGACTTCGGCGACGGCACCCCGATCGTCACCGCCCCCCTCACCGACGGTACGGCGACCACCGGCCACGCCTACACCAGCGCGGCGGGCAGCCCGTACCCGGTCACCGTCACCTACGGCGGGCACACCGACTTCTCGGCGTCGACCGGCACGGTCCTGCACGCCGTCGACCCGGCCAGGACCACCACCACGATCACCGCCACGCCCGACCCGAGCGTCACGGGCGAGGTGGTCACCGTGACCGTGACGCCGACCGCGCCCGGAGCGGGCACCCCGACGGGGCCGGTCACCTTCGACTTCGGTGACGGCACCCCGATCGTCACCGCCCAGCTCGTGGCCGGTTCGGCCACCGTCACCCACGCCTACGCCAGCACGTCCGGCAGCCCCTACACCCTCTCGGCCGAGTACGCCGGCGACGCCGACTTCGCCCCGTCCGAGAACACCCTCGTGCACACCGTCGCACCGGCCGCGACCACCACCACGGTGACCTCGTCGCCGAATCCGTCGGCGGTGGGCCAGAGCGTGACGCTGATCGCGCGGGTGGCACCGGTGCCGCCGGGCGCGGGCGCGCCGACCGGCACCGTCACCTTCGACTTCGGCGACGGCACCCCGACCGCCACCGCGCCGGTCGCCGGCGGGGTGGCCACGACGACGCACACCTACGCCGCCACCGCGGGCAGCCCCTACACGATCACCGCCGGCTATGGCGGTGACACCGACTTCGCCGCCTCCACCGGGACCACCGTCCAGCAGGTGGAGATGAGCGTCTCCGCCACCTCGACGACGGTGAGCTCCGCTCCCGATCCGTCCGTCGTCGGTGAGCCGGTGGCCGTCTCGGCGACCGTCGCGGCCGTCCCGCCCGCCGCGGGCACCCCCACCGGCACGGTCACCTTCGACTTCGGCGACGGCACCCCGACCGCCACCGTCCCGCTCACCGGCGACACGGCGACGACCAGTCATGTGTACACCGCCGTCGGCGATCCCCACACGATCATCGCCGTCTACAGCGGGGACGCCGACTTCACCGGGTCGGCCGGGGCCGACCCCCAGACGGTCACCCCGGCCTCGTCGTCGACGACGGTGAGCTCCGCACCGGATCCCTCCGCGACGGGCGAACCGGTCGCCTTCACCGCGACCGTCACCTCGGACCAGGCCGGGGCCGGCACCCCGACCGGCACGGTGACCTTCGACTTCGGCGACGGCACCCCGGCGGTGCGGGCGCCCCTCGACGACGGGACGGCGACCGCGACCGCCGTGCACGCCTACCTCCACACCTCCGGCAGCCCGTACACCGTCACCGCCGCCTACAACGGGGACGCGAGGTTCACCGGATCCACGGGCACCGACACCCAGACCGTGACCCCGGCGGCCACCGCCACCACCGTCTTCTCCTCACCGGACCCCTCCGCGGTCGGCCAGCCCGTGACCATCATCGCGAACGTCGCGACCACCACCCCGGGCACGGGCACCCCCACCGGCACCGTCACCTTCGACTTCGGCGACGGCACCCCGACCGTCACCGCCCCCACCGTGGCCGGGGTGGCGACGGTCACCCATGCCTACGCGGAGACCTCCGGCAGCCCGTACACCATCACCGCCGGCTTCGCCGACGACGGCGACTCCGCCCCCTCCACCGGCACCGACATCCACACCGTGCGGCCGGCCACGACCGCCACCACACTGACCGCCGACCCCGACCCGTCGGTGGTGGGCGAGCCGGTGGCCGTCACCGCGACGGTCGCACCGGTGCCACCGGGCGCCGGAGTGCCGTCCGGTACGGTCACCGTCGACTTCGGCGACGGCACGGCACCGGTCACCGCGCCCCTGTCCGGAGGGGCCGCCCTCCTCACCCACGCGTACACCAGCAGCCTCGGCAGCCCCTACACGATCACCGCGACGTACGGCGGCGGCGACGATTTCCGGTCCTCGGTGGACACCGAGACCCAGTCGGTCCTGCAAGCGGCGACCACCACCACGGTGAGTTCCGCGCCGGACCCGTCCGTCGTGGGGCAGCCGGTCACCTTTACGGCGACCGTGGCACCGGTGGCGCCGGGCGAGGGCTCGCCCACCGGCACGGTGACGTTCGACTTCGGCGACGGCAGCGCCCCGGCCGCGGTCCCGGTCACCGACGGCCTGGCGACCGCCGTGCACGCCTATACGAGCGCGGCGGGCAGCCCATACGCCGTCACCGCCGCCTACGGTGGCGCCCCCGGCTTCACCGCCTCCGGCGACAGCGTCACCCACACCGTCGGCCAGGCCCTGACCACGACGACGGTCACCGGGACGCCCGAACCGTCGGTGGCGGGCCAGCCGGTGTCCGTCACCGCCACGGTGGCGGCCGTACCACCCGGCGCGGGCACCCCCACCGGCACCGTCACCCTCGACTTCGGCGACGGCGCACCGCCCGTCACCGCACCGCTCGTCGCGGGCTCCGCGACCGTCAACCACACCTACCCCGACACCACCGGCAGCCCGTACACCATCACCGCCACCTACAACGGCGACACCGACTTCACCGCCACCACCGGCACCGACAGCCACACCGTCGGCCCGGCCGCCGTCCACACCACCGTGGTGTCCTCGCCCGATCCCTCGGTCACCGGTGAGCCGGTGGCCATCACCGCGACCCTCACGCCCGTCGCCCCGGGGGCCGGAACGCCCACCGGCACCGTCACCTTCGACCCCGGCGACGGCGCACCGCCCGTCACCGCACCGCTCGTCGCGGGCTCCGCGACCGTCAACCACACCTACCCCGACACCACCGGCAGCCCGTACACCATCACCGCCACCTACAACGGCGACACCGACTTCACCGCCACCACCGGGGCCGACAGCCACACCGTCGGCCGCGCCTCGACCACCACCACCGTCAGTGCGCTGCCGCAGCTCTCGGTCACGGGCCGGCAAGTGACGTTCCTGGCGCGGGTGGCGCCGGCCGCGCCGGGCGAGGGCTCGCCCACGGGCACGGTGACGTTCGACTTCGGCGACGGCGGCGCCCCGGCCGACGTCCCGGTGGCGGACGGCGTGGCGACGGCCGTGCATGCCTACCCGAGCGCGGCCGGCAGTCCCTATACGGTCACCGCCACCTACAGCGGGGACGACGACTTCATCGGCTCGGTGGACACCGAAACGCACACCGTCGAGCGGGCGTCGTCGGCGACGACGGTCAGCGCCTCACCGAACCCCTCGGTGACGGGTGAGCCGGTGACCGTCACCGCCACCGTCGCGGCGGTCGCCCCGGGGGCCGGAACCCCCACCGGCACCGTGACCTTCACCTTCGGCGACGGCACCCCGACCGTCACCGTGCCCGTCACAGCCGGGGTCGCGGGCATCACACACGCCTGGTCCATCGCCTTCGACAGCCCGTACACCATCACGGCCACCTACAACGGCGACGCGGCGGTCGCCCCGTCCACGGGCACCGCCACCCAGACCGTCTCCCCGGCCTCGACCGACACTGCCGTGACGTCCTCGCCCGATCCCTCGGTGCCGGGCCAGGCGGTGACCCTCACCGCCACCGTCTCGCCGACCGCACCGGGAGCAGGAAGCCCCACCGGGACGGTCGCCTTCGACCCCGGCGACGGCACCCCGCCCGTCACCGCACCGGTCGTCGCGGGCTCCGCGACCGTCGGTCACACCTACTCCGGCACCTCCGGCAGCCCCTACCCCATCACGGCCACCTACAGCGGCGACGCCGATTTCACGTCCTCGGCGGGAACGGACAGCCAGACCGTCGGCCAGGCAGCCTCCAACACCACCCTGCTCTCTTCCCCGGACGCCTCCGTGGCGGGAGAACAGGTCACCTACACCGCCCGGGTCTCCGCCGTGTCCCCGGGCGCGGGCATCCCCACCGGCACCGTCACCTTCGACTTCGGCGACGGCACACCGACCGTCACCGCACCGGTCACCGGCGGGGTGGCGACCACCACCCACGCCTACGCCACCTCGGTGGGCAGCCCCTTCGCCCTCACCGCCACCTATGACGGAGACGCCGACTTCACCCCCTCCGCCGCCACCGGGACGCATACGGTGCTGGCGAGCGCCGCCACCACGTCGACCACGGTGACGTCCTCCCCGGACCCCTCGGTGACCGGCCAGGCGGTGACCTTCACGGCGACCGTGGCACCGGCCCCGCCCGGTGGCGGAGTGCCCACCGGCACGGTCGCCTTCGGTTTCGGTGACGGCACCGCGACCGTCACCGCGCCGCTCTCCGGGGGCGTGGCGACCGTCGTGCACGCGTACACGACCACGGCGGGCAGCCCGTACACGGTCACCGCCGCCTACAGCGGGGACGTCAACTTCGAAGCCTCCGCGGGCACGGACACCCAGACCGTCAATCGGGCGTCGACGACCACGACGGTGGCCTCCGCACCGGACCCGTCCGTGACCGGCCAGTCGGTGGCCCTCACGGCGACCGTGGCACCCGTCGCACCGGGCGCGGGCGTGCCGGCCGGCACCGTGACGTTCGACTTCGGCGACGGCACCCCGGTCGCGTCGGCGCCGCTCTCCGGCGGTGCGGCCACCATCAACCACGTCTACGCGACCTCCGGTGGCTTCACGGTGACCGCGGTCTACGACGGTGCCACCGGCTTCCTCTCCTCCAGCGGCACCGACACCCAGAGCGTGGGCCGAGCGGCCACCACCACGGCGCTGGTCTCCTCGCCGGACCCCACGGTCAGTGGCCAACCCACCACCCTCACGGTCACGGTGACACCGATCGCGCCGGGGGCGGGTGTGCCGACCGGGACGGTCACCTTCGACTTCGGCGACGGCACCCCGACCGTCACCGCACCGCTCTCCAACGGCCTCGCCTCCACCAGCCACTCGTTCGCGGGGGCCTCCGGCAGCCCGTACGCCCTCACGGCCACCTACAACGGGGACGCCAACTACGCGACGTCCAGCGGAACCGACACCCACGCCGTGGGCCGCGCGACCACCACCACCGCCGTGGTCACCACCCCCGACCCCAGCGTCACCGGCCAAACCGTCACCCTCACCGCCACCGTCACGGCCGTCGCACCGGGCACCGGAACCCCCACCGGAACCGTCACCTTCACCTTCGGCGACAACACCCCGGCCATCACCGCACCCCTGTCCAGTGGCACGGCCACCACCACCCACGCCTACGCCGGCGCCTCCGCCAGCCCGTACACCGTCACCGCCACCTACAACGGGGACACCAACTACGCGACGTCCAGCGGAACCGACACCCACGCCGTGGGCCGCGCGACCACCACCACCGCCCTGGTCACCACCCCCGACCCCAGCGTCACCGGCCAAACCGTCACCCTCACCGCCACCGTCACACCCACCTCCCCCGGCACCGGCACCCCCACCGGAACCATCACCTTCACCTTCGGCGACAACACCCCAGCCATCACCGCACCCCTGACCGGAGGCACGGCCACCACCACCCACACCTACACCACGACCACCGGCAGCCCCTTCCCCATCACCGCCACCTACAACGGCGACACCAACTACACGACGTCCACCGGAACCGACACCCAGACCGTGAGCCGGGCCACCACCACCACGACCGTGGTCTCCACCCCCGACCCCTCGGCGGCCGGGCAGTCGGTGACCCTCACCGCCACCGTGGCGTCCCTCTCCCCCGGCGCCGGAACCCCGACCGGCACCGTGACGTTCACCTTCGGCGACGGCACCCCAGCCGCCACCGCACCCCTGTCCAGTGGCACGGCCACCACCACCCACACCTACACCACGACCACCGGCAGCCCCTTCCCCATCACCGCCACCTACAACGGCGACACCAACTACACGGCCTCCACCGGAACCGACACCCAGACCGTGAGCCGGGCCGCCACCACCACGACCGTGGTCTCCACCCCCGACCCCTCGGCGGCCGGGCAGTCGGTGACCATCACCGCCACCGTGGCGTCCCTCTCCCCCGGCGCCGGAACCCCGACCGGCACCGTGACCTTCGGCTTCGGCGACGGCACCGGCAACGGCACCGTCCCCCTCTCCGGCGGGGTCGCCACGATCAACCACACCTACGCCACCAGGACCGGCAGCCCCTTCACCATCACGGCCGCCTACAACGGCGACACCAACTTCAGCACGTCCAGTGGCATTGACACCCAGACCCTCAGTAGCAAGACCGCGACCACCACCACGGTGACATCGGCCCCCGACCCCTCGGTGGTCGGCCGGCCGGTGACCGTTCAGGCGACCGTCGCGTCCGGGTCCGGCACTCCGACCGGGACGGTCACCTTCTCCTTCGGCGACGGCACGGCGACCGCCACCGCACCGGTCTCCGGCGGGGTCGCCACCGTCACCCACACCTACACGACCACCACCGGCAGCCCCTTCACCATCACGGCCGGCTACAACGGGGACGGCAACTACAACGCCTCCAGCGGCACCGACACCCAGACCGTCAACAAGGCGGCCACCACGACCGCGCTGTCCTCCGCCCCGAACCCCTCGACGGTGAGTGATCCGGTGACGGTCACCGCGACCGTCACCCCCGTCGCCCCGGGCGCGGGAACGCCCACCGGGACCGTCACCCTGGCCATCACCGATCGCACCCCCCAGGTGGTGACACTGGTGAACGGCACCGCTTCCGCGACGTTCAACCCGCTGCAGAAGGGCACGCACACCGTCACCGCCAACTACAACGGCGACGTCAACTACACGGCCTCCTCGGCGTCCATCACCCAGACGGTGAACACCGGCCCGGGATAG